A DNA window from Chryseobacterium sp. MEBOG06 contains the following coding sequences:
- a CDS encoding ATP-binding cassette domain-containing protein — protein MCPECEGLGFIQTLDVNTLIDRNKSLHEGAVLFPTFQPGGWRLTRYTQSGYFDNDKKLKDFTPSEWEMLLNAAEHKPQHPHKDWGKTVKYEGIIPRIEKAFLKKDSKENITRKDALNHVVITRTCPICKGKRLNEKILSCKIKGKSIADCTALSVDELLEFITSLDSHPYDIIISELAVKLQNIMTIGLQYLTLDRNTNSLSGGESQRIKMVRSLGNSLVDLLYIFDEPSIGLHPKDLENIASIIQQIRDKGNSVLIVEHDPDLIKMADWVIDIGPGSGRNGGEVVYEGTFEDLKMSGSKTGIYFSKRPFIKQKFKSPLGYLEIKNASLYNLKNVTVHIPTGVMTVVTGVAGSGKSTLINRILPDFYPDVTIIDQSLSAASARSNLLTYLGISDIVRRLFARCNHASDKLFSRNSEGACKNCKGLGVERIDLAFMDNIEQPCEVCGGSGFNSEVLKYLYNGKTIVEIMDMTVYEASHFFKEQSILKNFDLLIQLGLDYLTLGQRLDHFSGGERQRLKLTKELKSTHQTIILDEPSTGLHPSDTQKLLTFFNTIADQNNTLIVIEHNLDIIAQADWIIDMGPGAGKYGGEVLFEGTPEALLKDKTSFTAEFLRKHIR, from the coding sequence ATGTGCCCCGAATGTGAAGGATTAGGCTTTATCCAGACCCTGGATGTCAATACTTTAATTGACCGTAATAAATCTTTACATGAGGGAGCTGTTCTATTTCCTACCTTTCAACCTGGTGGCTGGAGATTAACAAGATACACCCAATCCGGCTATTTTGATAATGATAAAAAGCTGAAAGATTTTACCCCTTCAGAATGGGAAATGCTATTAAATGCAGCAGAACATAAACCTCAGCATCCTCATAAAGATTGGGGGAAAACCGTAAAGTATGAAGGCATTATTCCAAGAATTGAAAAAGCATTTCTGAAAAAAGATTCCAAAGAAAATATAACAAGAAAAGATGCCCTGAATCATGTGGTCATTACCAGAACCTGTCCGATATGTAAAGGAAAGCGATTGAATGAAAAAATATTATCCTGTAAAATTAAAGGAAAAAGTATAGCCGATTGTACAGCGCTTTCCGTTGATGAATTACTGGAGTTTATTACTTCTCTTGATTCACATCCATATGACATAATTATCAGCGAGCTTGCGGTAAAACTTCAGAATATTATGACCATCGGACTGCAGTACCTGACCCTTGACAGAAATACAAATTCGCTTTCAGGAGGTGAATCTCAGCGGATAAAAATGGTACGCAGTCTAGGAAATAGTTTAGTGGATCTCTTATACATTTTTGATGAACCCAGTATTGGACTTCATCCAAAAGATCTGGAAAATATTGCGTCTATCATTCAGCAAATCAGGGATAAAGGGAATTCTGTTTTAATTGTGGAACATGACCCCGATCTGATTAAAATGGCAGACTGGGTTATTGATATAGGACCCGGTTCTGGAAGGAATGGAGGGGAAGTGGTATATGAAGGGACATTTGAAGACTTAAAAATGTCTGGAAGTAAGACGGGAATATATTTTTCCAAGAGGCCATTTATCAAACAAAAATTTAAAAGCCCTTTAGGCTATCTGGAAATTAAAAATGCCAGTCTCTATAACCTCAAAAATGTGACGGTTCATATTCCGACCGGGGTAATGACAGTGGTTACCGGAGTGGCAGGATCAGGGAAAAGCACCTTAATCAATCGCATTTTACCGGATTTTTATCCTGATGTAACCATAATAGATCAGTCATTGTCTGCAGCCAGTGCCCGTTCTAATTTACTTACTTACCTTGGAATATCAGATATTGTACGCAGACTTTTTGCCCGGTGTAATCATGCTTCCGACAAACTGTTTAGCAGAAATAGTGAAGGAGCCTGCAAAAACTGCAAAGGATTGGGAGTGGAGAGAATTGATCTTGCTTTTATGGATAATATTGAGCAGCCTTGTGAAGTTTGTGGTGGTTCGGGATTCAATTCTGAAGTATTAAAATACCTGTACAACGGAAAAACAATTGTAGAAATTATGGATATGACCGTTTATGAAGCCAGTCATTTTTTTAAAGAACAGTCTATTCTCAAAAATTTTGATTTGCTGATTCAGCTGGGGTTGGATTATCTGACCCTGGGGCAGAGGCTGGATCATTTTTCAGGAGGTGAAAGACAGCGTCTGAAATTAACCAAAGAATTGAAAAGTACCCATCAGACTATTATTCTTGATGAACCGAGTACCGGGCTTCATCCAAGTGATACGCAGAAATTATTAACCTTTTTTAATACTATTGCGGATCAGAATAATACATTGATTGTCATAGAACATAATCTCGACATTATTGCACAGGCCGACTGGATTATTGATATGGGCCCCGGTGCCGGAAAGTATGGCGGAGAAGTACTGTTTGAAGGAACCCCGGAAGCATTATTAAAGGATAAAACATCATTTACTGCAGAGTTTCTGAGAAAACATATCCGGTAG
- a CDS encoding phytase: MKKINYYIAALALFPFIMNCKGQEQSVEKLKPTVITETVVHDTDDPAIWINPTDPSKSIIIGTDKDTNGGLYAFDLNGKIVNKVLGLKRPNNVDIEYGFVLKGKKTDLAAVTERETNKVKLYTLPELKEVGEFSVFDGEAERGPMGISMYKNSKTGDIFAVVGRKSGPKDSYLWQYKLSEKNGSITGEVVRKFGKYSGLKEIESIAVDDEMGYIYYSDEQFGVHKYYADPAKGNEELLVFGNGDFKSDVEGISIYPTSEKTGYILVSNQQNDTFNVYLRENPAKGRIAEIPVSTLESDGSEVTSVNLGPKFPKGVFVAMSNGRVFHFYDWRIIEKKIQSAVRAAKKSK; this comes from the coding sequence ATGAAAAAGATAAATTATTATATAGCGGCACTGGCTCTCTTCCCTTTTATTATGAATTGTAAAGGACAGGAACAGTCGGTAGAAAAATTAAAACCAACAGTAATTACAGAAACTGTAGTTCATGATACCGATGATCCGGCAATATGGATCAATCCCACAGATCCTTCCAAAAGTATAATTATCGGTACAGATAAAGATACCAATGGTGGCCTCTATGCTTTTGACCTCAACGGTAAGATCGTTAATAAGGTTTTAGGTCTTAAGCGTCCTAATAATGTTGACATTGAATATGGCTTTGTTTTAAAGGGAAAGAAAACAGACCTTGCTGCTGTTACAGAACGTGAAACCAACAAAGTCAAGCTTTATACTCTTCCTGAACTGAAGGAAGTAGGTGAATTTTCTGTATTCGACGGAGAGGCTGAACGTGGTCCCATGGGAATTTCAATGTACAAAAACAGTAAGACAGGAGATATTTTCGCTGTTGTGGGAAGAAAATCAGGCCCTAAAGATAGTTACCTGTGGCAATATAAACTTTCTGAAAAAAATGGAAGCATCACCGGAGAAGTTGTCCGTAAGTTTGGAAAATACAGCGGGCTGAAAGAGATTGAAAGCATAGCTGTAGATGATGAAATGGGATATATCTATTATTCTGATGAGCAGTTTGGCGTTCATAAGTATTATGCTGATCCGGCAAAAGGGAATGAAGAGCTTCTGGTTTTCGGAAATGGTGATTTTAAATCTGATGTGGAAGGAATTTCAATCTACCCCACTTCTGAAAAAACGGGATATATTCTGGTTTCCAATCAGCAAAATGATACGTTTAATGTGTATTTAAGAGAGAATCCGGCAAAAGGAAGAATTGCAGAAATTCCTGTTTCTACTCTCGAAAGTGATGGTTCTGAAGTGACTTCTGTTAATTTGGGTCCGAAGTTTCCGAAAGGCGTATTTGTTGCGATGAGCAATGGCAGGGTATTTCATTTTTATGACTGGAGAATTATTGAAAAAAAGATTCAATCTGCGGTAAGAGCAGCTAAAAAGTCAAAATAA
- a CDS encoding TonB-dependent receptor → MKKIFTSVLFCASLFFYAQTGSVTGNINDDAKIALPGAKISLSPGNIYTTSDEHGNFVFLNVPPGNYTMKIDYLGYGTRQYNVVVEPEKNTSQNIVFDKKETSIGEIVVSGATLKNQARALNKQKNNANITNVISSDQIGRFPDANIGDALKRVPGITIQNDQGEARNLIIRGLAPNLNSVTLNGDRIPSAEGDNRNVQMDLIPSDMISTIEVNKTLTPDMDADAIGGSVNLITRASPNGQRISATLAGGYNPIREKGNYTAGLVYGNRFLNKKLGAVFSFSYNNNNFGSDNIEPVWSQANDKAQTAYISKMGVRQYNEHRIRHSFDLNMDYEFNSKNKIYASAMYNFRNDKENRFALGYKIKPVYNADESEITDWKGSITRQNKGGNSDNDNTRLEKQKVQNYALRGEHLLGSKIDLDWSMNYATASEDKPHQRYIEFENSKMNFSQDLSDPRKPMINLLAPDNPGSYKLSDLSDANSFTQEKEFGAKVNVRFPFSVIDGQKGRIRAGLRMRLKNKERENDYYTFTPVTNMGSLLSVPTVYFNGSNFQAGNYVPGTFVDPSYLGGLDLYNSNLFNGKLKPSKFLSSNYTAKEQIYAGYIRWDQDFNDKLSMIMGARIETTQIDYTGNYVMNESDLVGKINNTNTYTNVLPNVSFKYVPVQDLVLRAAFTTALARPNYYSLVPFLNVISEDEVISAGNPNLKATYAYNFDFMAEKYFKSVGILSGGIFYKNLNNFIYTYSRRNYTATDFSNDFTGQSNPIPGGESNWKFTQQRNGDNVDIYGFEVALQRQMDFIPGAFWKGLGVYVNYTYTHSKAKGITNEEGIERTDVGFPGAAPHMFNGSLSWENKRFSARVSMNYASYYIDELGGKAFDDRYYDKQVFLDANASYKITSQLRIFAEANNLTNQPLRYYQGIQSRTAQAEYYRPRFTMGIKFDF, encoded by the coding sequence GTGAAGAAAATTTTTACCTCTGTTTTGTTTTGTGCTTCTCTATTTTTCTATGCACAAACCGGTAGTGTTACCGGAAACATTAATGACGATGCTAAAATAGCCTTACCTGGGGCTAAAATCTCTCTAAGCCCCGGAAATATCTATACTACTTCTGATGAGCATGGAAATTTCGTTTTCCTGAATGTCCCACCCGGAAATTATACGATGAAGATTGACTATCTGGGCTATGGGACTCGTCAGTATAACGTTGTTGTAGAGCCCGAAAAAAACACCAGCCAAAATATTGTTTTTGATAAAAAAGAGACAAGCATTGGAGAAATCGTGGTTTCCGGAGCTACTTTAAAAAACCAGGCCAGAGCTTTAAACAAGCAGAAAAACAATGCCAATATCACCAACGTAATTTCTTCCGACCAGATAGGGCGTTTTCCTGACGCTAATATTGGAGATGCTTTAAAGCGTGTTCCCGGAATCACGATACAAAATGACCAGGGAGAAGCCAGAAACCTTATTATCAGAGGGCTTGCCCCGAACCTCAACTCTGTAACCCTAAATGGTGACAGAATTCCTTCTGCTGAGGGAGATAACCGGAATGTTCAGATGGATCTTATTCCTTCAGACATGATTTCCACTATTGAAGTGAATAAAACATTAACTCCCGACATGGACGCTGATGCCATTGGAGGATCTGTAAACCTGATCACAAGAGCATCTCCTAACGGGCAAAGAATTTCTGCAACATTAGCCGGAGGTTATAATCCCATCCGGGAGAAGGGAAATTATACAGCAGGTCTGGTATATGGAAACCGTTTTTTAAACAAAAAGCTGGGTGCTGTATTCAGTTTTTCTTATAACAACAATAATTTTGGTTCAGACAATATAGAACCTGTATGGAGCCAGGCTAACGATAAGGCGCAGACGGCCTATATAAGTAAAATGGGAGTCCGTCAGTACAATGAACACCGTATCAGACACAGCTTTGATCTTAATATGGATTATGAATTCAACTCCAAAAACAAGATCTACGCTTCGGCAATGTACAATTTCAGGAATGATAAGGAAAACCGTTTTGCGCTTGGATATAAAATAAAGCCAGTCTATAATGCTGATGAATCAGAGATCACAGACTGGAAAGGCAGCATCACAAGGCAAAATAAGGGTGGAAATTCAGACAATGACAATACGCGTCTTGAAAAACAAAAAGTACAGAACTATGCATTAAGAGGTGAACATTTACTGGGGTCTAAAATAGATCTGGACTGGTCCATGAATTATGCCACCGCCAGCGAAGACAAGCCTCACCAGCGTTATATAGAGTTTGAAAACAGCAAGATGAATTTTTCACAGGACCTTAGTGATCCCAGAAAACCTATGATCAATCTTCTTGCTCCGGATAATCCGGGAAGTTATAAGTTAAGTGATCTTTCAGATGCCAACAGCTTTACGCAAGAAAAAGAATTTGGTGCAAAGGTGAATGTACGCTTTCCCTTTTCTGTGATTGACGGCCAAAAAGGAAGAATCCGTGCCGGCTTGCGTATGCGTTTAAAGAATAAGGAAAGGGAGAATGATTACTACACCTTTACACCTGTCACAAATATGGGGAGCTTACTTTCTGTACCTACAGTATATTTCAATGGCAGCAATTTCCAGGCAGGAAACTATGTTCCGGGAACATTTGTGGATCCGTCTTATTTAGGCGGACTGGATCTTTATAATTCAAATTTATTCAATGGCAAACTAAAACCTTCTAAATTCCTATCAAGCAATTATACTGCAAAAGAGCAGATTTATGCGGGATATATCCGCTGGGATCAGGATTTCAACGATAAGCTTTCCATGATTATGGGAGCCCGTATTGAGACGACCCAAATTGATTACACCGGAAATTATGTAATGAACGAAAGTGATCTGGTAGGAAAGATCAACAATACCAACACTTATACCAATGTACTTCCTAACGTCTCTTTCAAGTATGTTCCTGTTCAGGATCTTGTACTTCGTGCAGCATTTACGACAGCTCTGGCCCGTCCTAATTATTACTCACTGGTTCCTTTCCTTAACGTAATTTCAGAAGACGAAGTCATCTCGGCCGGAAATCCGAATTTAAAAGCTACCTATGCCTACAATTTTGATTTTATGGCAGAAAAGTATTTTAAATCTGTAGGGATTCTTTCCGGAGGTATTTTTTATAAAAATCTGAATAATTTTATTTATACCTATTCACGAAGAAATTATACGGCAACCGACTTTTCCAACGACTTCACAGGTCAGTCCAACCCTATTCCCGGAGGAGAAAGCAACTGGAAATTCACTCAGCAGCGTAATGGTGACAATGTAGATATCTATGGTTTTGAAGTCGCTTTACAGAGGCAGATGGATTTTATTCCGGGAGCATTCTGGAAAGGTCTTGGAGTTTATGTCAACTATACCTACACCCATTCAAAGGCAAAAGGAATCACCAATGAAGAAGGGATTGAAAGAACAGATGTAGGATTTCCGGGAGCAGCTCCTCATATGTTCAACGGATCTCTTTCATGGGAGAACAAACGTTTTTCAGCCAGAGTTTCTATGAATTATGCGTCTTATTATATTGATGAATTGGGAGGTAAAGCTTTTGATGACCGCTATTATGACAAGCAGGTTTTTCTGGATGCCAATGCTTCGTATAAAATCACAAGCCAACTGAGAATTTTTGCAGAGGCCAATAATCTGACCAATCAGCCGTTAAGATATTACCAGGGAATTCAAAGCAGAACGGCACAGGCAGAATACTACAGACCGAGATTTACCATGGGTATAAAATTTGATTTTTAA
- a CDS encoding FMN-dependent NADH-azoreductase, producing the protein MNTLLRIDSSLRTEKSYSRTLGDYFIRQWKRKNPVNTILERDLTRQPVPHITQQTVNAFFSETPDMESICFSDELINELYQCKELLITCPMYNYGIPSSLKAYFDSVVRTKKTFTGYNSTRKGLLENKKAYIISSMGGISHKVRNPLEIHITQLLNHMGVTDISYFPLDGTVDEARIKEKMILQQTEILKQLTANETKDYTAIM; encoded by the coding sequence ATGAACACACTACTTAGAATCGACAGCAGCCTTAGAACAGAAAAATCTTACTCCCGTACATTAGGAGATTATTTTATTAGGCAATGGAAAAGAAAGAACCCAGTTAATACCATTCTGGAAAGAGATCTTACCAGACAGCCTGTTCCTCATATCACCCAACAGACCGTGAATGCCTTCTTTAGTGAAACGCCTGATATGGAAAGCATTTGTTTCTCTGATGAACTGATCAATGAATTGTATCAGTGTAAAGAACTCCTGATTACCTGCCCGATGTACAACTATGGGATTCCTTCTTCATTAAAAGCCTATTTTGACAGCGTTGTCAGAACGAAGAAAACATTTACAGGTTATAATAGCACCCGCAAAGGATTACTTGAGAATAAAAAGGCATATATCATCTCTTCAATGGGGGGCATTTCTCATAAAGTAAGAAATCCGCTGGAAATTCACATCACACAGCTTTTGAATCATATGGGAGTAACTGACATTTCTTATTTCCCCCTGGATGGTACTGTAGACGAGGCCAGAATAAAAGAAAAAATGATATTGCAACAAACTGAAATTTTAAAACAGCTGACAGCTAATGAGACAAAAGATTACACCGCAATAATGTGA
- a CDS encoding sigma-70 family RNA polymerase sigma factor — MKENYSRLLTYAYNITGSYEDSQDLVQDVIEKYISLDKSEIRNEINFLIKSTINHAINFKNRHHKKMVYGEWLPEPLSFENAENKLIKEQTVRYTLLVLLEKLNARERAVYILKEAFDYSHQEISEILAISVENSRKLLSRASKQLQDIKYKPDNIGTASETEILQKYQQALSEGNATDIEKLLIDDIKLSADGGKRVRVIKAVEVGKSAAAQLLAYVQQQFLGNKPYTFHIFNHQPAICFWQKDRIYNCHILDIDPEGMIREIYSIVDPEKLKKLQ; from the coding sequence ATGAAGGAAAATTACAGCAGGCTCCTGACCTATGCCTATAATATTACCGGTTCCTATGAAGATTCTCAGGATCTGGTACAGGATGTCATAGAAAAATATATTTCTTTAGATAAATCTGAAATTAGAAATGAGATTAATTTTCTGATTAAAAGTACGATTAATCATGCCATTAACTTTAAAAACCGGCATCACAAGAAAATGGTCTATGGAGAATGGCTCCCTGAACCTCTCTCTTTTGAAAATGCAGAAAACAAACTTATTAAGGAACAAACAGTCCGCTATACCCTGCTTGTCCTGTTAGAGAAACTCAATGCAAGGGAGCGTGCCGTCTATATACTCAAAGAAGCTTTTGACTATTCTCATCAGGAAATTTCAGAAATTCTTGCTATTTCAGTAGAAAATTCACGGAAGTTATTAAGCCGTGCTTCTAAGCAATTGCAGGATATAAAGTATAAGCCGGATAATATCGGTACTGCTTCCGAGACAGAGATTCTTCAGAAATACCAACAGGCACTGAGTGAAGGAAATGCGACTGATATCGAGAAACTGCTTATTGATGATATAAAACTTTCAGCAGATGGTGGAAAACGCGTTCGGGTAATCAAGGCTGTAGAAGTTGGAAAATCGGCTGCAGCTCAGCTTTTAGCCTACGTACAGCAGCAATTTCTTGGCAACAAGCCCTATACTTTCCATATCTTTAATCATCAGCCCGCCATTTGCTTCTGGCAGAAAGACCGTATTTATAACTGTCACATTCTGGATATTGATCCAGAAGGTATGATCCGTGAAATCTATTCTATTGTGGATCCTGAAAAATTAAAAAAACTGCAATAA
- a CDS encoding cupin-like domain-containing protein, whose translation MGILLKPIDVVDDISQEDFREKYLKPCKPVVIKNMARKWPAYQKWTMEYMKEVVGDVEVPLYDSAKADPAAPINTPTTKMKFGDYVDLIQREPTDLRIFFFDPIKFAPKLLDEYVPPKNLMGGFLDKYPSMFFGGKGSVTFLHYDIDMPHIFHTHFNGRKHVLLFEYKWKTRLYKLPYATYALEDYDIANPDFEKFPALDGIEGIECFLEHGDTLFMPTGWWHWMKYLDGSFSISLRAWDKSWAVKAHSLWNLAVQRNFDNFMKGRYKKRYMDWKERKAVERANIALKKGLPK comes from the coding sequence ATGGGAATACTCCTTAAACCTATTGATGTAGTAGATGATATTTCACAAGAAGATTTTCGTGAAAAATATCTAAAGCCATGCAAGCCAGTGGTAATCAAGAATATGGCTAGGAAATGGCCTGCGTACCAAAAATGGACGATGGAGTACATGAAAGAGGTAGTAGGTGATGTTGAAGTGCCTTTATATGACAGTGCCAAAGCAGACCCTGCAGCTCCCATCAATACCCCGACCACCAAAATGAAGTTCGGTGATTATGTAGACCTTATCCAAAGAGAGCCTACAGATCTTAGAATTTTCTTTTTTGATCCTATAAAATTTGCTCCTAAATTATTGGATGAATATGTTCCTCCAAAAAATCTGATGGGAGGATTTTTAGATAAGTATCCAAGTATGTTCTTTGGAGGTAAAGGCTCTGTGACTTTCCTTCATTATGATATTGATATGCCTCATATCTTCCATACTCATTTTAACGGAAGAAAGCATGTTCTTCTTTTTGAATATAAATGGAAAACGCGTCTTTACAAACTTCCTTACGCAACTTATGCATTGGAAGATTATGATATAGCCAATCCTGATTTCGAAAAATTCCCGGCACTTGACGGAATTGAGGGGATTGAATGTTTTCTGGAACATGGGGATACGCTGTTTATGCCAACAGGATGGTGGCACTGGATGAAGTATCTGGACGGTTCTTTCTCTATATCCCTTCGTGCGTGGGACAAAAGCTGGGCTGTAAAGGCACATTCTCTTTGGAATCTTGCCGTTCAGCGTAACTTTGATAACTTCATGAAAGGCCGTTACAAAAAAAGATATATGGACTGGAAGGAAAGAAAAGCCGTTGAGAGAGCCAATATTGCTCTGAAAAAGGGTCTTCCAAAATAA
- a CDS encoding M1 family metallopeptidase, whose product MKTGVLALSFVIFSSGYFAQTKFQTKPETGVSHELAQLRKTTLSTVKYELNLQIPENKSERISGAEVLSFHYKKQNEAPLLIDFKEEAASLISVSVNGQTTPPVLENEHIIIDAKYLKSGFNQINFTFLAGNSALNRRDGYLYTLFVPDRARTMFPCFDQPNLKANYSLTLTIPEKWSAIANGELENTTLQQGKKILHFKESDVIPTYLFSFAAGDFKTFTEKIDQQDSKLLYRETDSVKIKNSMDSIFTLYRNSLDYFTKWTNIPHPFQKHGMVAVPDFQFGGMEHPGAILFQNSTLFLDKSATQSQLNNRSNLIAHEVAHLWFGDMVTMDWFNDVWMKEVFANFMADKSTGAASDKAVYDLKFLTTHFPAAYSIDRTLGANPIRQVLDNLQNAGMMYGPIIYNKAPIMMRQLELLIGEEDFRKGIEEYLKKYAYSNATWPDLIDILDKHTKEDLQSWNKVWVNDPGRPVVDYNIKYKGDKIETFTVSQHPEYGKEQKVWPQEFQISLFYPGTVEKVDVKLSGAQKEILELKGKSKPFFVLQNSSGIGYGVFGIDKSAMSEFSIVKDPINRASAYISLYENMLGGTGASPQELLDFFTGQLQNETSELNLRLITGYISAVYWSFLPENKRTEVSENLENTVWKALQVQTAKNNKKILFDCYQGIFQSSKAYDNLYAIWKSQTPPQDVSLNDEDFTNLALALSLRNNDNNSLLQEQLTRIKNPDRINRFKIIMKAASSDKDIRDEFFNGLSEKQNRSNESAVGASLTYLHHPLRQKTSVNYVPKTLELLQEIQKTGDIFFPDNWLRSTLGAYQNPKALDMVNQFLLQNPNYNPILKNKILQASDNLKRAQKLIK is encoded by the coding sequence ATGAAAACAGGTGTACTAGCATTATCTTTTGTTATTTTCAGCAGTGGTTATTTTGCACAGACAAAATTCCAGACCAAACCGGAAACGGGAGTGTCACACGAATTGGCTCAGTTGAGAAAAACTACATTAAGCACTGTTAAATATGAACTTAACCTGCAAATTCCTGAAAATAAATCAGAAAGAATATCAGGGGCAGAAGTTCTTTCTTTCCATTATAAAAAACAAAACGAAGCACCTTTATTAATCGATTTTAAAGAAGAAGCAGCCTCGTTGATATCTGTATCTGTAAACGGGCAGACGACTCCACCGGTTTTGGAAAACGAACATATCATTATTGATGCAAAATACCTGAAATCAGGATTTAATCAGATCAATTTTACTTTTCTTGCCGGAAATTCTGCATTAAACAGACGTGACGGCTATCTCTATACTTTATTTGTACCGGATCGTGCAAGAACCATGTTCCCGTGTTTTGATCAGCCTAATCTGAAAGCTAATTATTCTTTAACATTAACAATTCCTGAAAAATGGAGTGCCATCGCTAATGGAGAACTTGAAAATACAACCTTACAACAAGGGAAAAAAATCCTCCATTTTAAGGAGTCAGATGTAATTCCTACATATCTGTTTTCTTTTGCTGCAGGAGATTTTAAAACCTTTACAGAAAAAATAGATCAACAGGATTCTAAACTCTTATACCGTGAAACAGATTCTGTGAAAATAAAAAACAGCATGGATTCTATTTTTACCCTCTACCGGAATTCACTGGATTATTTTACAAAATGGACTAATATTCCGCATCCTTTCCAAAAACACGGAATGGTTGCGGTACCGGATTTTCAGTTTGGAGGAATGGAACACCCAGGTGCTATCTTGTTTCAGAATTCAACCCTGTTTTTAGATAAAAGTGCTACACAAAGCCAACTCAATAACCGTTCAAACCTTATTGCTCATGAAGTTGCCCATCTCTGGTTCGGAGATATGGTTACGATGGATTGGTTTAATGATGTTTGGATGAAAGAGGTTTTTGCAAACTTTATGGCCGATAAAAGTACAGGAGCGGCTTCGGACAAAGCAGTTTATGATCTTAAATTTTTAACCACCCATTTTCCTGCGGCCTATTCTATAGACCGTACTTTGGGAGCGAACCCGATCAGACAGGTTCTGGATAACCTTCAAAATGCAGGGATGATGTATGGGCCTATCATTTACAATAAAGCCCCCATTATGATGCGCCAGCTGGAATTATTGATTGGTGAAGAAGATTTCCGAAAAGGAATTGAAGAATATCTTAAAAAATATGCTTACAGCAATGCAACCTGGCCGGATCTGATTGATATTCTTGATAAGCATACTAAGGAAGATTTGCAAAGCTGGAACAAAGTCTGGGTTAATGATCCGGGTAGACCTGTTGTGGATTACAACATAAAATATAAAGGTGACAAGATAGAAACATTTACCGTTTCTCAGCATCCAGAATATGGAAAAGAGCAGAAAGTTTGGCCACAGGAGTTTCAGATAAGTTTATTTTACCCTGGAACAGTCGAGAAAGTTGATGTTAAATTATCAGGAGCGCAGAAGGAAATTCTGGAATTAAAAGGAAAGAGCAAACCTTTTTTCGTCCTGCAGAATTCTTCAGGGATTGGATATGGGGTATTCGGGATTGATAAATCTGCAATGTCTGAATTTTCTATAGTAAAGGATCCGATAAACCGTGCCAGTGCTTACATTTCTTTATACGAAAATATGTTGGGCGGCACAGGAGCTTCACCTCAGGAACTATTGGACTTCTTTACCGGACAGCTGCAAAATGAAACTTCAGAACTGAATCTCCGTCTTATTACCGGTTATATTTCTGCAGTATACTGGAGCTTTTTACCAGAAAATAAAAGAACTGAAGTTTCTGAAAATCTGGAAAATACAGTATGGAAAGCATTACAGGTACAGACAGCAAAAAATAATAAGAAAATTTTATTCGATTGCTATCAGGGGATTTTTCAATCCTCAAAGGCATATGACAACCTATATGCGATCTGGAAATCCCAGACTCCGCCACAAGATGTATCTCTCAATGATGAAGACTTTACCAATCTAGCGCTTGCTTTATCACTTCGGAATAATGATAACAATTCTTTGCTACAGGAACAGTTAACGAGAATAAAAAACCCGGACAGGATAAATCGCTTTAAAATCATTATGAAAGCAGCTTCTTCGGACAAAGATATCCGTGATGAATTTTTTAATGGTCTTTCAGAAAAACAAAACAGATCCAATGAGTCTGCAGTGGGTGCCTCTCTTACTTATCTGCATCATCCTTTGAGACAGAAGACTTCTGTTAATTACGTTCCAAAGACTTTAGAGCTGCTGCAGGAGATTCAAAAAACGGGAGATATCTTCTTCCCGGATAACTGGCTCCGTTCCACATTAGGAGCTTACCAAAACCCAAAAGCTCTGGATATGGTCAATCAGTTTTTATTACAAAATCCGAATTATAATCCAATATTGAAAAATAAGATCCTGCAGGCTTCAGATAACCTGAAAAGAGCTCAGAAGCTTATAAAATAA